One Alteromonas sp. KC3 DNA segment encodes these proteins:
- a CDS encoding metallophosphoesterase, with the protein MIKSIMRSLGHFLLVSLVIISIGAVVGFTQHASISLGDAPLAYKVGNEGPYVFYEEDKLAISYIRGTRDSGFSVEKKHYPAHESVSASAYFALDDSTFDFTISPLNSIEQAVYDTSSPIIAISDLEGNYKALRDFLIANNVITPELEWSFNDGHLVLLGDMVDRGFSTTQLLWFIYKLEQDALKAGGKVHVIVGNHEIKNMQGNVKSAANKYIPIAGFLEKSSSELLGEDAFLGRWLATKNTIERINGHLFVHGGIHPDIVKHDFSIDEINTINRRYYQRMYYPGLADERTSVVISTTTGPAWYRGYFKDEVDKVLFDQTLTHFAAKSITVGHTLQFSVNSHYDDKLFAIDVKHPNDYRASIPIKHSEGLMIQQDSFYRLLDDGEKIALTKS; encoded by the coding sequence ATGATTAAATCCATAATGCGCTCGCTAGGTCACTTTCTATTGGTGTCGCTTGTTATTATATCGATTGGTGCTGTCGTTGGTTTTACTCAACACGCGTCTATTAGTTTAGGCGACGCTCCGCTTGCTTATAAGGTAGGTAACGAGGGCCCTTATGTTTTTTATGAAGAAGATAAGCTTGCCATAAGTTATATCAGAGGAACCCGTGATAGTGGCTTTAGCGTTGAAAAGAAGCACTACCCTGCGCATGAATCGGTTTCTGCCTCAGCGTATTTTGCATTAGATGACAGTACGTTTGACTTTACGATTTCGCCACTGAATTCCATAGAGCAAGCCGTATACGACACATCATCGCCCATTATTGCCATTAGCGATTTGGAAGGGAATTACAAGGCGTTGCGCGACTTCTTGATAGCCAATAATGTCATCACACCCGAACTAGAATGGTCTTTTAACGACGGTCATCTGGTGTTACTTGGCGATATGGTTGATAGAGGCTTTTCTACCACGCAACTGCTATGGTTTATCTACAAGTTGGAACAAGATGCCCTTAAAGCCGGCGGTAAAGTGCATGTTATCGTAGGCAATCACGAAATAAAAAATATGCAGGGTAACGTTAAGTCTGCGGCCAACAAATACATTCCCATTGCAGGCTTTCTAGAAAAGTCATCCTCCGAACTGCTTGGCGAAGATGCGTTTTTAGGTCGCTGGCTGGCTACCAAAAACACCATAGAACGTATTAATGGGCACCTGTTTGTTCACGGTGGCATTCACCCTGACATAGTAAAACACGACTTTTCCATTGATGAGATCAACACCATTAATCGACGCTACTATCAACGCATGTACTACCCTGGACTTGCAGATGAAAGAACGTCGGTTGTTATCTCTACCACCACAGGCCCAGCGTGGTATCGAGGTTACTTTAAAGACGAAGTAGATAAAGTGTTATTTGATCAGACGCTTACACACTTTGCGGCCAAGTCGATAACTGTTGGGCATACCCTGCAATTCAGCGTAAATAGTCACTATGACGACAAACTCTTCGCCATTGATGTAAAACACCCCAACGATTACCGCGCAAGCATACCGATTAAGCACTCAGAAGGTTTAATGATTCAGCAAGATTCCTTTTATCGCTTATTGGATGACGGCGAGAAAATCGCGCTAACCAAATCATAA
- a CDS encoding serine hydrolase domain-containing protein: protein MKKEKTMTAKTRGMFALMCVLGVSSLAPSFAGDKQLMPPMATKEEAQIVHWRMPEIEKRFMDIPELPSPYIAVSPVVLDDNLPISTLAKAGINTKEIVTLAEEIATGKYGKYDSMLIAQNGKLVFESYFKRGRVDLSHPQSSATKSYTSLALGRAIQMGYLSMDDLDKPVLSFLGKVDRSKLVDGAEKITLRHALTMTTGIVISEDGWEAMEQDTARIQGQGHIQAILEDSAPITDESQTFKYGTGPQFVMQVIEAVVPGSAKTFIDKELFGKLGITNYHWRTAPSGLPESGWKVSVTARDMLKLGLLVSNNGKWNNQQLISPEYLDQATQRQIITGDDDIYGGGELVSHQGYGFFWWGTDIEHNGKKHYAFSAQGGGGMYILLVPDFDLVVVVTAHERDDITQQLVAERILPLVARG from the coding sequence ATGAAAAAGGAAAAAACCATGACAGCGAAAACACGCGGGATGTTTGCACTAATGTGTGTGTTGGGTGTTAGCAGTTTAGCTCCCTCTTTTGCGGGAGATAAGCAACTAATGCCGCCTATGGCTACAAAAGAAGAAGCGCAAATAGTGCACTGGCGAATGCCTGAAATAGAAAAGCGATTTATGGATATTCCAGAGTTGCCTTCACCCTATATAGCGGTTTCGCCCGTGGTGTTAGATGACAATTTACCCATTAGTACCCTTGCTAAAGCCGGTATTAATACAAAGGAAATTGTCACACTCGCTGAAGAAATCGCAACAGGTAAATACGGTAAATATGACAGTATGCTAATTGCTCAAAACGGCAAGTTAGTGTTTGAGTCGTACTTTAAGCGTGGACGGGTTGACCTGTCACATCCGCAATCATCAGCAACTAAAAGCTATACCTCTCTGGCGTTAGGTCGTGCCATACAAATGGGCTATTTAAGCATGGACGATTTAGACAAACCGGTATTAAGTTTTTTAGGCAAAGTTGATCGCAGTAAGCTAGTGGACGGGGCCGAGAAAATAACCTTGCGGCATGCGCTTACTATGACCACAGGCATTGTGATAAGCGAAGACGGCTGGGAGGCCATGGAGCAAGATACAGCACGTATTCAGGGGCAGGGTCATATCCAAGCTATTTTAGAAGATAGCGCCCCTATTACTGATGAAAGCCAAACGTTTAAATACGGTACTGGTCCTCAATTTGTAATGCAGGTCATAGAAGCCGTGGTACCAGGTTCTGCCAAAACGTTTATCGACAAAGAATTGTTCGGCAAACTAGGTATCACTAATTACCATTGGCGCACGGCACCAAGTGGTTTACCCGAATCTGGTTGGAAGGTAAGCGTAACCGCAAGGGATATGCTTAAGCTTGGTTTGTTAGTGAGCAATAACGGTAAGTGGAATAATCAGCAGTTAATTTCACCTGAATACTTAGACCAGGCCACGCAACGACAAATTATCACAGGGGATGATGATATTTATGGGGGCGGAGAGCTTGTTTCGCACCAAGGATACGGGTTTTTCTGGTGGGGCACTGACATTGAGCATAACGGTAAAAAACACTATGCGTTTTCTGCCCAAGGTGGTGGCGGAATGTATATTCTGTTAGTACCTGATTTTGACTTGGTTGTTGTGGTTACTGCACATGAACGCGATGACATTACGCAGCAACTGGTTGCTGAACGCATACTGCCACTTGTTGCCAGAGGCTAG
- a CDS encoding winged helix-turn-helix domain-containing protein gives MTERYWIGGFFVDVPRNQITHNKQAQTLPPKALAVLTYLAERQGEVVSQDELLTNVWKGTVVSPNTLQRCIAQLRKAFGDDGKAQSFIKTHAKKGYSLESDIRWENALPPNKPTPSPAVHEISDKQDLSSATNSDSKKPVRLLPAALACVVAVIVAIVAFLPSSDPKHVLQIDDIRLLTSTDNRELASTYSPDGQYIVFQRFPEVMCQSHLWAKHIETQQEFQLTQALGSYGSLAFSHDGTSLTFVKENNCTEPVQQKKCFHLQSLDFAKALSDPQAPTTLMECKNTEIKSPIWLDGDTIALLQKTQERWRLIRYVISENASSPLYEVTNGSVVSFDFAAHDNTIALTTVHEKGILHIEKLSVNGELLSSSPIDYQGIIPPYSYIYPNVMPEQADLIFSTGKQLFTVDFDGTINRITMPLTDAIGTPTFHPFEKKMLAIKGHYDSDIVAVPMAQFATDNTALETQPDRGDVQTTDINFYTLIRSIQEENRAKYQPNGSLIAYSSEGDGTSQVWTAEVHTQSASFPHSGKPFSHFPTNSYVRDVLWSKDGNSMLINASSELKHRYLSGFEPGTETSIELDYPVRNLFHWDSEQQTILANILHQGVLTFVSIDLTTGAFTPLSDNAVTWAVKTESDALVFTDAMGRFWQMGSIENTLISELEHQGGDKHFIAKGNTLYGINDDFQLWRYTLENGAFELLGQLPDTVDYITDINDNAILLTLRVAARKDVVELTLQ, from the coding sequence ATGACGGAACGATATTGGATTGGTGGCTTTTTTGTTGATGTGCCCCGAAACCAAATTACTCACAATAAACAAGCCCAAACACTGCCACCCAAAGCGCTTGCCGTTTTAACCTATTTAGCCGAGCGCCAAGGTGAGGTGGTAAGCCAAGACGAGCTATTAACCAATGTGTGGAAGGGTACTGTGGTGTCACCCAACACGCTGCAACGATGTATCGCGCAATTAAGAAAAGCATTTGGCGATGATGGCAAAGCGCAGAGCTTTATAAAAACCCACGCTAAAAAAGGCTATAGCCTAGAATCGGATATTCGATGGGAAAACGCGCTACCCCCCAATAAGCCAACTCCGTCACCTGCAGTTCATGAAATATCGGATAAACAAGACCTATCATCAGCGACTAATTCCGATAGCAAAAAACCTGTTCGTTTGTTACCCGCCGCCTTAGCGTGTGTTGTCGCGGTGATAGTTGCTATTGTCGCATTCTTGCCTTCCTCTGATCCTAAGCATGTACTTCAAATAGATGACATCCGCTTGCTGACCTCAACCGACAACAGAGAACTGGCCAGCACTTACTCACCGGATGGGCAGTATATTGTATTTCAGCGGTTTCCTGAGGTGATGTGTCAGAGTCACTTATGGGCAAAGCATATTGAAACCCAACAAGAATTTCAGCTAACACAAGCGCTTGGCTCCTACGGCAGTTTAGCGTTTTCTCACGATGGAACTTCACTTACTTTCGTTAAAGAAAACAACTGTACTGAACCTGTACAGCAGAAGAAGTGCTTCCACCTGCAGTCTCTTGACTTTGCTAAGGCATTGTCTGACCCCCAAGCACCAACAACACTGATGGAGTGTAAAAATACGGAAATTAAAAGCCCTATTTGGTTAGATGGTGACACCATTGCATTACTGCAAAAAACGCAAGAACGGTGGCGACTTATTCGCTATGTAATAAGTGAAAACGCGAGCTCACCACTGTATGAGGTTACTAACGGTAGCGTTGTATCTTTCGATTTCGCGGCGCATGACAACACTATCGCGCTTACCACCGTGCACGAGAAAGGTATCCTCCATATTGAAAAACTGAGTGTTAACGGTGAATTGCTTTCAAGTTCGCCCATTGACTATCAAGGCATTATTCCGCCCTATAGTTATATCTACCCCAATGTCATGCCAGAGCAAGCCGACCTTATCTTCAGTACCGGAAAGCAGCTTTTTACCGTGGATTTTGATGGCACGATTAATCGCATTACTATGCCTTTGACAGACGCGATAGGCACACCAACTTTCCATCCTTTTGAAAAGAAAATGCTGGCCATCAAAGGCCATTACGACAGTGACATTGTAGCGGTCCCTATGGCGCAGTTTGCCACTGACAACACGGCACTTGAAACACAACCCGATAGGGGTGACGTGCAGACTACTGACATCAATTTTTACACGCTTATACGCTCGATTCAGGAGGAAAATAGAGCGAAGTATCAACCTAATGGTTCACTTATTGCCTACTCGTCAGAAGGTGACGGCACATCGCAAGTGTGGACAGCAGAAGTGCACACACAAAGTGCGAGCTTTCCTCACTCAGGCAAGCCCTTTAGCCATTTTCCCACGAATAGTTACGTGCGCGATGTGCTGTGGTCAAAAGATGGCAATAGTATGCTAATTAATGCGTCATCTGAATTAAAGCACAGGTATTTAAGCGGGTTCGAGCCGGGCACCGAAACTAGCATTGAACTTGATTACCCCGTGCGCAATTTGTTTCATTGGGATAGCGAGCAACAAACCATACTTGCGAATATTCTTCACCAAGGCGTGCTGACTTTTGTCAGTATCGACCTGACCACAGGTGCTTTCACTCCACTTTCAGACAACGCGGTAACGTGGGCGGTCAAAACAGAGAGTGACGCACTAGTTTTCACCGATGCAATGGGGCGATTTTGGCAAATGGGTAGCATTGAAAATACCCTTATTAGTGAATTGGAACACCAAGGCGGTGACAAACATTTTATTGCTAAGGGTAATACGTTGTATGGCATTAACGATGACTTTCAGTTGTGGCGATATACCCTTGAAAACGGTGCATTTGAGTTACTGGGGCAATTACCAGATACCGTCGATTACATTACCGACATTAATGACAATGCCATTTTACTCACTCTTAGAGTTGCGGCGAGAAAAGATGTGGTTGAATTAACTCTGCAGTAA
- a CDS encoding alpha/beta hydrolase, whose protein sequence is MRFMFFTWLALMPFFAIAEFAASAPYEMPRTHAHPIENKATGGHYTLYIKLPDAYHTKTEESDQALTDVKPLKHYPVIYTTDAVWHMDLLSGVTEFLLPDVILVGISWQHNMPTNIDYGERRAFASRFKDYSFVPHDKPDIQAKYQFGQGDKHLRFIQQDIIPYIEEHYRTLPDERAYLGYSMGAEFGGFMLLSAPNTFNYYLLGSPSLDTTSLSFLKTLKYEASPQNPINTDVFVSIGELETTRMALTNEFVELLEHYKVQGVSVEQLSVISDSDHTSAVPDTFSQGIRWLGAKLSEKQ, encoded by the coding sequence ATGCGTTTTATGTTTTTTACGTGGCTAGCGTTAATGCCCTTTTTTGCTATAGCAGAGTTCGCTGCCTCTGCCCCCTATGAAATGCCGAGAACTCATGCGCACCCAATCGAAAACAAAGCGACTGGCGGTCACTACACGTTATACATAAAACTACCCGATGCGTATCACACCAAAACAGAAGAAAGCGACCAAGCATTAACTGATGTAAAGCCGCTAAAGCACTACCCGGTTATTTATACCACTGACGCCGTATGGCATATGGACTTGCTGTCGGGTGTAACAGAGTTTCTTTTACCTGATGTAATTTTGGTGGGTATTTCTTGGCAACACAATATGCCAACCAACATTGATTATGGTGAAAGAAGAGCCTTTGCCAGCCGCTTCAAAGACTATTCATTTGTACCGCACGACAAACCCGATATACAAGCCAAGTACCAGTTCGGGCAAGGCGATAAGCACCTTCGCTTTATACAACAAGATATTATTCCCTACATAGAAGAGCACTACCGCACATTGCCAGATGAAAGAGCCTACTTAGGTTACTCGATGGGCGCTGAGTTTGGTGGGTTCATGCTACTTAGCGCACCCAATACCTTTAACTATTATCTATTGGGTAGCCCTTCACTCGATACCACAAGCCTTAGTTTTTTGAAGACGTTGAAATATGAAGCATCACCACAAAACCCAATTAACACAGATGTGTTTGTGTCGATTGGCGAATTAGAAACAACCAGAATGGCACTCACCAACGAATTTGTTGAGTTGCTCGAACATTACAAAGTGCAGGGAGTTAGTGTAGAACAACTAAGCGTAATTTCAGATAGCGATCACACCAGTGCGGTGCCCGATACATTTTCGCAAGGAATTAGGTGGTTAGGGGCAAAGTTAAGCGAGAAGCAGTAG
- a CDS encoding site-specific integrase produces MSKKTDTKHLKLRGNIWWYQRRIPKHLINQYPNQSFIQVSLDTADIRQARRKRDIINGELESKALRCSTNSESAQFREIVREMRRDQKNYPEEWDLGIYPEKLESQGRKVELEAYMTVTGAKDFSTKYKLRMSEALKMWQDDWGKGKTEDTIQKVESAVKDFSKYCFKTFDWIEQGDIAVEDISKKMVYQYIKHLEKTYKKATVQAKISRLKVVWDFAETMEEVTGVNPFSGHKYSSAEEHQTEKREPFTKEEVAKIRSHSWEKPVYSLLVDLGIYSGCRISELCNLKKKHVVVDDGIIAINIEKGKTKAATRTVPLPDAIGERLLAHIENKEDDDFVIGIGSKAATRTFSNFKTKHVTNNRLKTFHSFRHMYITAMERAGIEENITAQIVGHERGKTMSYGYYSKGHELRKLKEAVDKAGAFFTN; encoded by the coding sequence ATGAGCAAGAAGACAGACACAAAGCACCTAAAGTTACGTGGAAATATCTGGTGGTATCAACGCAGAATCCCTAAGCACTTAATCAATCAATACCCTAATCAATCATTCATCCAAGTTAGTCTTGATACTGCTGACATACGGCAGGCTAGACGTAAGCGTGACATTATCAATGGAGAACTAGAGTCTAAAGCACTCCGTTGCTCTACAAACTCAGAAAGTGCTCAATTCAGAGAAATAGTTCGAGAAATGAGGCGTGACCAAAAGAACTACCCTGAAGAATGGGATTTGGGTATCTATCCAGAAAAGCTTGAATCACAAGGTCGAAAGGTAGAGCTAGAAGCCTACATGACGGTAACTGGCGCTAAAGACTTCAGCACCAAATACAAGCTTCGTATGTCTGAAGCACTGAAGATGTGGCAAGACGATTGGGGCAAAGGAAAAACCGAGGACACTATCCAGAAAGTTGAATCAGCCGTAAAGGACTTCAGTAAATATTGCTTTAAGACCTTCGATTGGATTGAACAAGGTGATATTGCTGTTGAAGACATATCGAAAAAAATGGTGTATCAGTACATTAAGCACCTTGAGAAGACCTACAAGAAAGCAACAGTACAAGCAAAGATAAGTAGACTCAAAGTGGTATGGGATTTCGCTGAGACTATGGAGGAAGTAACTGGTGTTAATCCGTTTTCTGGTCACAAGTACTCGTCAGCAGAAGAACACCAAACGGAGAAGCGTGAACCCTTTACGAAGGAAGAAGTAGCTAAGATACGAAGCCACTCATGGGAGAAGCCTGTTTACAGCTTGCTGGTTGACTTAGGTATTTACTCAGGCTGTCGCATCAGCGAACTATGCAACTTAAAGAAGAAGCATGTTGTTGTAGATGACGGAATCATTGCGATAAACATTGAGAAAGGCAAAACGAAAGCAGCAACGCGCACTGTACCTCTTCCTGATGCAATAGGTGAAAGACTGTTAGCCCATATCGAGAATAAGGAAGATGACGACTTTGTTATTGGCATTGGAAGTAAGGCAGCTACCCGAACGTTCTCAAACTTCAAGACAAAACATGTCACTAACAATAGACTCAAAACGTTCCATTCATTTAGACACATGTATATAACAGCGATGGAACGAGCAGGCATTGAGGAGAACATCACTGCTCAGATAGTTGGTCACGAGCGAGGCAAAACGATGTCCTATGGCTATTACTCGAAAGGTCATGAATTAAGGAAGCTTAAAGAGGCTGTCGATAAAGCCGGAGCCTTTTTCACTAATTGA
- a CDS encoding recombinase family protein, producing MEIGYIRVSTVEQNTARQLDGLALDKVYTDKCSGKDTDRPELKVMLEHLREGDTVHVHDISRMARNVGNLLDLVESLRNRGVTLKFHKENMTFTPDKNDPMQELMLTMLGGIYQFERSMILERQREGIAIAKAEGKYKGRPKSIDRERVKQMLEDGISIRKIAAQLSISPSTVQAVKKEMSS from the coding sequence ATGGAAATTGGTTATATTCGAGTGAGCACTGTTGAGCAGAATACAGCGAGACAGCTTGACGGCCTTGCATTGGATAAGGTGTACACAGACAAATGCTCTGGTAAAGATACAGACAGACCAGAATTGAAAGTTATGCTGGAGCATTTGCGAGAAGGTGACACTGTGCATGTACATGACATTTCAAGAATGGCTAGAAACGTTGGAAACTTGTTAGACCTTGTTGAATCTCTACGGAATCGTGGCGTTACCTTAAAGTTCCACAAAGAGAACATGACGTTCACACCAGATAAGAATGACCCTATGCAAGAGTTAATGCTTACGATGCTTGGCGGTATTTATCAGTTTGAGCGCTCAATGATACTTGAAAGACAACGTGAAGGTATCGCGATAGCTAAGGCTGAGGGTAAGTATAAGGGCAGACCAAAGAGCATTGACCGTGAGCGTGTAAAGCAGATGCTAGAAGATGGAATCAGTATAAGAAAGATAGCCGCTCAGTTGAGCATTTCTCCTTCTACGGTTCAGGCAGTCAAAAAGGAAATGTCTTCATAA
- a CDS encoding RNase H family protein — MSTLTPRLIFTDGAAPNNQNGCKHGGLGVVVLNDQEEVLETYKARVEPVEGKETTTNVRCEMLAVIKALELAESEDIIHTDNDMIAKGYNEWLKGWKLKGWKNANKKPVANQDLWQRIDKLKQEKPKVVVKWVRGHSGIYGNELADNLATEAAA, encoded by the coding sequence ATGAGTACACTAACACCACGACTTATCTTTACTGACGGTGCAGCGCCTAACAACCAGAACGGATGTAAACACGGTGGCTTAGGCGTTGTCGTGTTGAATGACCAAGAGGAAGTCTTGGAGACCTACAAGGCACGAGTTGAGCCAGTAGAAGGCAAAGAGACAACCACTAATGTTCGTTGTGAAATGCTAGCAGTCATCAAGGCTCTTGAACTGGCAGAGTCTGAGGACATTATCCACACAGACAACGACATGATTGCTAAGGGCTACAACGAGTGGCTTAAAGGGTGGAAGCTGAAAGGCTGGAAGAATGCCAATAAGAAGCCTGTAGCCAATCAAGACTTATGGCAACGTATCGACAAGCTGAAGCAAGAGAAGCCTAAAGTTGTCGTTAAGTGGGTTCGAGGTCATAGCGGTATCTACGGCAATGAACTTGCGGATAACTTAGCGACTGAAGCTGCTGCTTAA